The following are from one region of the Nicotiana tomentosiformis chromosome 7, ASM39032v3, whole genome shotgun sequence genome:
- the LOC104097988 gene encoding PLASMODESMATA CALLOSE-BINDING PROTEIN 5-like, with translation MSPKFSFSLLLFSLISTLCAAQGGGGGGGGGGGGTIELWCVAKNNAEDAALQSAIDWACGPGGANCGPIQPGGPCYDASDIQKTASYVFNDYFIRHGMTQDACNFDNNAALISLNPSHGGCKFPSSKNGSGNFSGSTNVGLGPASEDLSSSSYIPRRWIYILMAINLLFSGLLIL, from the exons ATGTCTCCCAAATTCTCATTTTCACTCCTTCTATTCTCTCTAATCTCCACCCTCTGTGCTGCCCAAGGCGGCGGCggcggaggaggaggaggaggagggggGACGATTGAGTTGTGGTGTGTGGCAAAGAACAACGCAGAGGATGCTGCACTTCAGTCGGCGATTGATTGGGCTTGTGGGCCTGGAGGTGCTAATTGTGGGCCTATTCAACCCGGTGGACCTTGCTATGATGCTTCCGACATACAGAAAACGGCGTCGTATGTTTTCAATGATTACTTCATCAGGCATGGTATGACTCAGGATGCTTGTAATTTCGATAACAACGCTGCTCTCATTTCTCTAAATCCCA GTCATGGTGGATGTAAATTTCCATCCAG CAAAAATGGGAGTGGAAATTTTAGTGGGTCAACGAATGTGGGATTAGGTCCGGCTTCAGAAGATTTGAGTAGCAGCAGTTATATTCCCAGGAGGTGGATCTATATCTTGATGGCAATCAATTTGCTGTTTTCAGGTCTGCTGATTTTGTGA
- the LOC104097987 gene encoding E3 ubiquitin-protein ligase ATL41-like yields MGFDDDDHPFFYHQRTKKYDLNSKIMLTAIISLSIVIFFVTLLHIYARCILRRQARQRAALRQLSAAQVELPKQGLEPSVIASLPVFTFKQNTDLADGAKENYSVECTICLSVLEDGETARTLPNCNHIFHSECIDKWLVSQSTCPICRTEAEPRLLPEPREGIVGRTPPSAPPLEGGDHSFVAINIEGSSDNGLTQPSSSLLAKISGPSSRLSSFRRMLSREISSRRLQAVQSCGEEDGINVDLERQ; encoded by the coding sequence ATGGGCTTTGACGATGATGATCACCCGTTTTTTTATCACCAGAGAACAAAGAAATATGATCTTAACAGCAAGATCATGTTAACAGCCATAATTTCATTATCTATAGTCATTTTCTTCGTTACCCTCCTTCATATATACGCAAGGTGTATACTTAGACGCCAAGCTCGACAACGGGCGGCGCTTCGACAATTAAGCGCCGCCCAAGTCGAGCTACCCAAACAAGGACTCGAACCGTCTGTTATAGCTTCGCTTCCTGTATTTACTTTCAAGCAAAATACTGATCTGGCAGATGGTGCTAAAGAAAATTATTCTGTTGAGTGCACGATTTGTTTGAGCGTTCTTGAAGATGGTGAAACGGCTAGGACTTTGCCTAATTGCAACCACATTTTTCATTCAGAGTGTATTGATAAATGGTTGGTTTCTCAATCAACTTGTCCAATTTGCCGGACTGAGGCGGAGCCCCGGTTATTGCCGGAGCCCCGAGAGGGCATTGTAGGCCGCACTCCGCCCTCGGCGCCGCCGCTCGAGGGTGGTGATCATTCCTTTGTAGCTATAAATATTGAAGGGAGTTCAGATAACGGATTAACACAGCCTTCATCATCATTATTAGCTAAAATTAGTGGACCAAGTTCGAGATTAAGCTCGTTTAGGAGAATGCTTAGCAGGGAAATATCATCAAGACGACTTCAAGCTGTTCAATCTTGTGGTGAAGAAGATGGTATAAATGTTGATCTTGAGAGACAGTGA